A genome region from Myroides fluvii includes the following:
- a CDS encoding class I SAM-dependent DNA methyltransferase has product MSEQKKAWYASWFDTPYYHILYKDRDYDEAQLFIDNLTHYLNLAENSKVLDLACGKGRHAIYLNSLGYDVVGADLSANSIEAAKIAENETLHFEVHDMREPLEKKYEAIFNLFTSFGYFSNPEDNIQVLKAMHNSLSDYGLAVLDFMNVNKVIANLVPSEIKVVDGIEFHIERKVEEGYIIKDIRFQADGEDHAYSERVKAFTLEDFERMMSENDIYLLDIFGDYKLRKFYPNESDRLIMIFK; this is encoded by the coding sequence ATGTCTGAACAGAAGAAAGCTTGGTACGCATCGTGGTTTGATACCCCTTATTATCACATTTTATATAAGGATAGAGATTATGATGAAGCACAACTTTTTATCGATAATCTTACCCATTATTTAAACTTAGCCGAAAACTCTAAGGTATTAGATTTAGCTTGTGGCAAGGGTCGTCATGCTATTTACCTCAACAGTTTGGGGTATGATGTGGTGGGAGCAGATTTATCTGCCAACAGTATTGAAGCTGCTAAAATAGCAGAAAATGAGACCCTACACTTCGAGGTACACGATATGCGTGAGCCTTTAGAAAAAAAATACGAGGCTATTTTTAACTTATTCACGAGTTTTGGTTATTTTAGTAATCCAGAAGATAACATTCAAGTATTAAAAGCCATGCACAATAGCTTATCTGATTACGGATTAGCAGTACTTGACTTTATGAATGTCAATAAGGTTATTGCTAATTTAGTTCCCTCAGAAATTAAAGTTGTCGATGGCATTGAATTTCATATCGAGCGCAAAGTAGAAGAGGGTTATATCATCAAAGACATTCGCTTTCAAGCAGATGGAGAAGATCACGCTTATTCAGAGCGCGTAAAAGCATTTACCTTAGAAGACTTTGAAAGGATGATGAGTGAAAATGATATTTACTTACTTGATATTTTTGGCGATTATAAATTAAGAAAATTCTATCCAAACGAATCTGATCGATTAATCATGATCTTTAAATAA